In Nitrospira sp., the following proteins share a genomic window:
- the guaA gene encoding glutamine-hydrolyzing GMP synthase has protein sequence MELWHDRILVLDFGSQYTQLIARRIREAQVYSQILPCTVSLATVLAYRPKGIVLSGGPSSVYDKKAPSVSKQLFEQGIPILGICYGMQLVTHLQGGEVEKAPHREFGRAELTLDDRSDLFKRIGKRGSTVVWMSHGDRIERMPPGFRSIAHTDNSPIAAMKRHDAKQRIYCLQFHPEVAHTAEGATILKNFVYDICGCKPTWTMHSYVETAVEQIRQQVGTERVICALSGGVDSSVAAALTHRAVGDQLTCIFVDNGVLRAGERDQVEKTFASQMHLNMRILDRTSQFLTGLKNVTDPERKRKIIGRLFIKNFEAESKKLKGIKYLVQGTLYPDVIESVSFKGPSATIKTHHNVGGLPTRMKLKLVEPLRELFKDEVRVLGQELGLPDEIIWRQPFPGPGLAIRVLGAVTKERLAILRGAETIVDQEIRAAGLYREIWQAFAVLLPIRTVGVMGDQRTYEYVIAIRAVTSLDGMTADWAKIPNDVLGKMSSRIINEVKGVNRVVYDISSKPPSTIEWE, from the coding sequence ATGGAACTCTGGCACGATAGAATTCTCGTCCTCGATTTCGGATCCCAGTACACGCAGTTGATCGCGCGGCGCATCCGCGAAGCGCAGGTCTATTCGCAGATCCTGCCCTGCACCGTGTCTCTTGCAACGGTATTGGCCTACCGTCCGAAAGGCATCGTGTTGTCCGGCGGACCGTCGAGCGTGTACGACAAGAAGGCTCCTTCGGTCTCCAAGCAACTCTTCGAACAGGGCATTCCCATTCTCGGGATCTGCTACGGAATGCAGCTGGTGACGCATCTGCAGGGCGGCGAAGTGGAGAAGGCTCCGCATCGCGAGTTCGGCCGGGCTGAACTGACCCTCGATGATCGATCGGATCTGTTCAAGAGAATAGGGAAGCGTGGCTCTACCGTCGTGTGGATGTCGCACGGGGATCGTATCGAACGGATGCCGCCAGGATTCCGCTCCATCGCACACACCGACAATTCTCCCATCGCCGCGATGAAACGGCACGATGCCAAGCAGCGCATCTACTGTCTTCAATTTCACCCGGAAGTGGCGCACACCGCCGAGGGCGCCACGATTCTCAAGAACTTCGTCTACGATATCTGCGGCTGCAAGCCGACCTGGACCATGCACTCCTACGTGGAAACGGCCGTGGAGCAGATCAGGCAACAGGTCGGGACAGAGCGGGTAATCTGCGCCTTGAGCGGCGGGGTGGATTCCTCTGTGGCGGCCGCGCTGACGCACCGCGCGGTCGGCGATCAACTGACCTGCATTTTCGTCGACAACGGGGTGTTGCGCGCCGGTGAACGTGACCAGGTTGAAAAAACCTTCGCGTCGCAGATGCATCTGAACATGCGCATCCTCGATCGTACCAGTCAGTTTCTCACCGGCCTGAAGAACGTGACCGACCCCGAGCGGAAGCGAAAGATTATCGGCCGTCTCTTCATCAAGAATTTTGAGGCTGAGTCCAAAAAGTTGAAGGGCATCAAATACCTCGTGCAAGGCACGTTGTATCCCGATGTCATCGAAAGCGTCAGCTTCAAAGGTCCCTCGGCGACGATTAAGACTCATCACAACGTCGGAGGGTTGCCGACCAGAATGAAACTGAAGCTGGTCGAGCCCCTGCGTGAATTGTTCAAAGACGAAGTGCGGGTCTTGGGCCAGGAGCTCGGCCTGCCGGATGAGATTATCTGGCGACAACCCTTTCCCGGTCCCGGCTTGGCTATCCGTGTGCTCGGCGCAGTGACTAAGGAACGGCTGGCCATTCTGCGCGGGGCGGAAACCATCGTCGATCAGGAAATTCGAGCCGCCGGCCTGTATCGGGAGATCTGGCAGGCGTTCGCCGTCCTGCTGCCGATCCGGACCGTTGGTGTCATGGGCGACCAGCGGACGTATGAATATGTCATTGCCATCCGTGCGGTCACGAGCCTCGATGGCATGACCGCCGATTGGGCCAAAATCCCGAACGACGTGCTCGGGAAAATGTCGAGCCGAATCATCAACGAAGTGAAGGGCGTGAATCGAGTCGTCTACGACATCAGTTCCAAGCCGCCTTCCACGATCGAGTG
- the guaB gene encoding IMP dehydrogenase — protein sequence MLEKEIRLGLTYDDVVLVPAKSQVLPSEVDTRTRLSRNIQLNIPIVSAAMDTVTEARLAIAMAQEGGIGIVHRVLSPTDQAAEIDKVKKSESGMILDPITISPDQTIRDAHDLMARYRISGIPVTKAGKLVGILTNRDLRFETRMELKVSQVMKRDKLITAPEGTSLEKAREILHEHRIEKLPVVNKQFELKGLITIKDIEKRIKYPNACKDAHGRLRVGAALGVGPDTADRVALLVKAGVDVVVVDTAHGHSQAVLDTVKMVRKAYPKLDIIAGNIATAQAAKDLVKAGVDAVKVGVGPGSICTTRMVSGAGMPQLTAIADCARALAGSGVPVIADGGIKYSGDITKALAAGASVVMLGSLLAGTEEAPGETVLFQARTYKVYRGMGSIGAMERGGGDRYGQGGRPTPKLVPEGIEGRVPYKGTLAPHIYQMVGGVKSGMGYCGCKTIPDLQQKATFIRQTVAGLREGHVHDVIITKEAPNYRTDWE from the coding sequence ATGTTAGAGAAGGAGATTCGGCTCGGGCTCACCTATGACGACGTCGTCTTGGTACCGGCTAAATCACAGGTCCTCCCCAGCGAGGTCGACACCCGTACTCGCCTGTCTCGAAACATTCAGCTGAATATTCCTATCGTCAGCGCGGCCATGGACACCGTGACCGAGGCGCGACTGGCCATTGCGATGGCGCAAGAGGGTGGAATCGGCATCGTGCACCGTGTGCTTTCTCCTACCGATCAGGCGGCTGAAATCGATAAGGTGAAGAAATCCGAGAGCGGAATGATCCTGGATCCTATTACGATCTCGCCGGATCAAACGATTCGTGATGCGCACGATCTCATGGCCAGATACCGGATTTCCGGTATCCCTGTAACCAAGGCAGGCAAGCTGGTCGGGATCCTCACGAATCGAGACCTGCGTTTCGAGACGCGGATGGAACTGAAGGTGTCGCAGGTGATGAAGCGCGATAAGCTCATCACCGCCCCGGAGGGAACCAGCCTCGAAAAGGCCCGTGAGATTCTGCATGAGCATCGAATTGAGAAACTGCCTGTGGTCAATAAACAGTTCGAGCTCAAAGGCCTGATTACGATTAAGGACATTGAGAAACGCATCAAGTATCCCAATGCCTGCAAAGATGCCCACGGCCGTTTACGGGTCGGGGCGGCATTGGGTGTGGGCCCCGATACCGCAGACCGGGTGGCGTTGCTGGTGAAGGCGGGTGTGGACGTGGTGGTGGTGGATACGGCGCATGGGCATTCGCAGGCTGTGTTGGATACGGTGAAGATGGTGAGAAAAGCCTACCCCAAGCTGGACATCATTGCCGGCAACATCGCGACGGCTCAGGCGGCCAAGGATTTGGTGAAGGCCGGTGTGGATGCGGTGAAAGTCGGTGTAGGACCTGGTTCGATCTGCACGACACGGATGGTGTCCGGCGCCGGCATGCCGCAGTTGACGGCGATTGCAGACTGCGCCAGAGCATTGGCCGGATCGGGTGTTCCGGTCATCGCCGACGGCGGAATCAAGTATTCGGGCGATATTACGAAAGCCCTGGCTGCCGGTGCCTCGGTGGTTATGTTGGGTAGCCTGCTGGCAGGAACGGAAGAGGCCCCCGGTGAAACGGTGCTATTCCAGGCACGCACCTACAAGGTCTATCGAGGAATGGGATCTATCGGCGCTATGGAGCGCGGCGGCGGCGATCGATACGGTCAGGGCGGACGACCGACACCAAAGCTCGTTCCTGAAGGCATTGAAGGCCGGGTGCCCTACAAAGGCACGCTTGCTCCGCATATCTATCAGATGGTGGGCGGCGTGAAGTCCGGCATGGGGTACTGCGGATGTAAGACCATCCCGGATTTGCAGCAGAAGGCGACGTTCATCCGTCAGACAGTGGCCGGACTCCGCGAGGGGCACGTGCACGACGTCATCATCACCAAAGAAGCTCCCAACTATCGCACCGATTGGGAATAA
- a CDS encoding SMP-30/gluconolactonase/LRE family protein gives MIKAWLLDEMFRFDRRYLTAEGSQSEWGAGDSVAEEEDLPPAPTGVAAKAGNGRVMITWDAVPEAMYYNLYFMTTKGVQIKFSELTRPIASADDFKTVIGVTKEKGTCIEGAQSPFMHDDLANGTCYHYVVTVVTQKGESPESQEVMAIPAPYLIAKIIGQEGVEDGEFSSPTGIAVDKDGNIYVADTDNHSIQKFDKDGKFLGRWGGEAGSAEGGYYYPRGLTTNSDGQVYVADTGNNRVQRLDTDGNPMKAWGKFGFAWRGADMNKFDAPWGVTTDQDGNIYVTDTNNARIQKFKGDGTPLLKWGRDGSFDGAFFFPRGVAVDFVGNTYVADEGNNRIQKFDTRGSFLTKWGREGSGPGQFKAPWGVTCDALGNVYVVDQGNHRIQKFDGNGTFLCAWGNRGKTEGQLNFPSGVAVDKEGAVYVVDSGNHRVIKYVPTDEELDRGKAERERAQAVSEYPIPRNLAIKPGDTETFLSWMDVPGAVSYNLYFHTSASLTQEGGTKIEGVTSPYNHSGLTNDQAYYYALTAVYEDGTESGLSEEVSATPVLIDITAPQTPYAVINHGAFMTNSPEIVVTISATDLDTGVAAYYISENPMTPMAGTPGWVEVPPAIKFGATIPFILSPGDGQKTVIVWFKDLGNNISTPASATILVNTSGYLCVSKWGKPGRGASLLHGGEFMAPMYGLAIDQQGSIFVVDNGNNRIQKFDRTGNFIILWGNFGAANANFHNPTGIACDAKGDVYVVDTNNHRVQKFDGKLGGYLMKFGSRGNGEGQFNAPWGIAIDRVRGYIYVVDSANFRVQKFDMSGEFIMSWGSFGNGDGQFYFPRGIAVDQADGTVYVVDMGNHRVQKFDTSTNVLPQLLTKWGGSSEAGHASSPLAQEAGQLRSPWGVAVDGQGDVYVTDTGNHRVEKFDREGNFIAQWGGFGGGDGQFNFPYGIVVDSRGSVFAVDSGNTRVQQFMPADEGSERLQEEAEAAAELGQVDKTTRV, from the coding sequence ATGATCAAGGCTTGGCTGCTCGACGAAATGTTTCGGTTTGACCGGCGGTATCTCACGGCGGAGGGAAGTCAAAGCGAATGGGGCGCCGGGGACTCCGTTGCTGAGGAGGAAGATCTGCCTCCTGCACCGACCGGAGTGGCCGCCAAAGCTGGAAACGGCCGGGTGATGATTACCTGGGACGCTGTGCCGGAGGCCATGTATTACAACCTGTATTTCATGACCACCAAGGGCGTGCAGATCAAGTTCTCCGAACTTACCCGTCCCATCGCCAGCGCGGACGATTTCAAGACCGTCATCGGTGTGACCAAGGAAAAGGGGACATGTATCGAGGGTGCGCAGTCGCCCTTCATGCACGACGATTTGGCAAACGGAACGTGCTACCACTATGTCGTGACGGTGGTGACGCAGAAGGGGGAGAGCCCAGAATCTCAAGAAGTCATGGCGATTCCGGCTCCCTACCTCATTGCCAAGATCATCGGGCAGGAGGGCGTGGAGGACGGCGAGTTCAGTTCTCCGACCGGCATTGCGGTGGACAAGGACGGCAATATCTATGTTGCCGATACCGACAATCACTCCATTCAGAAATTCGACAAAGACGGAAAATTCCTCGGTCGCTGGGGCGGCGAAGCCGGCAGTGCAGAAGGTGGTTATTACTATCCGCGCGGACTCACCACGAATTCGGACGGACAGGTGTACGTCGCCGATACCGGCAATAACCGGGTGCAGCGGCTCGATACCGACGGTAATCCCATGAAGGCCTGGGGTAAGTTCGGGTTTGCCTGGCGCGGGGCCGACATGAATAAGTTCGATGCTCCCTGGGGCGTGACCACCGATCAGGACGGCAATATCTACGTGACCGATACCAACAACGCCCGCATTCAAAAGTTCAAGGGCGATGGAACTCCATTGTTGAAGTGGGGGCGGGATGGAAGTTTCGACGGAGCCTTTTTCTTCCCGCGCGGGGTGGCCGTGGACTTCGTGGGGAATACGTATGTGGCTGATGAAGGGAATAATCGCATTCAGAAGTTCGATACCCGCGGAAGCTTTTTGACCAAGTGGGGCCGTGAAGGCAGCGGTCCCGGCCAGTTCAAAGCCCCCTGGGGCGTGACCTGCGATGCGCTGGGCAATGTGTACGTCGTCGATCAGGGCAATCACCGCATTCAAAAGTTCGACGGAAACGGGACCTTCCTCTGTGCATGGGGAAATCGTGGAAAGACCGAGGGCCAGTTGAACTTTCCCTCCGGCGTGGCCGTGGACAAGGAAGGGGCGGTGTACGTCGTCGACAGCGGTAACCATCGGGTCATCAAATACGTGCCGACCGATGAAGAGTTGGACCGTGGCAAGGCGGAACGAGAACGCGCGCAAGCCGTCAGCGAGTACCCGATTCCCCGCAATCTGGCGATCAAGCCCGGAGATACCGAAACCTTCTTGAGCTGGATGGATGTGCCGGGGGCTGTCTCCTACAATCTCTACTTCCATACCTCGGCCAGTCTAACGCAGGAAGGCGGCACCAAGATCGAGGGCGTCACCAGCCCGTACAATCACTCGGGATTGACCAACGACCAGGCCTACTATTACGCGCTGACGGCGGTCTATGAGGACGGCACCGAGAGCGGATTGTCGGAAGAAGTCTCTGCTACGCCGGTGCTGATCGATATTACGGCTCCGCAGACGCCGTATGCGGTGATCAACCACGGCGCGTTTATGACGAACTCGCCTGAAATTGTCGTCACGATTTCCGCCACCGACCTCGACACCGGCGTGGCGGCCTACTACATCTCAGAGAACCCGATGACCCCGATGGCGGGAACACCAGGCTGGGTCGAAGTGCCGCCGGCGATCAAGTTCGGCGCGACCATCCCCTTCATTCTGTCTCCTGGGGACGGGCAGAAGACCGTCATCGTCTGGTTCAAAGACCTCGGAAACAATATCTCCACGCCGGCGAGCGCGACGATTCTCGTCAACACCTCCGGCTATCTGTGTGTTTCCAAGTGGGGCAAGCCCGGTCGCGGCGCGTCGTTGTTGCACGGCGGCGAATTCATGGCGCCGATGTACGGCCTGGCCATCGATCAACAGGGATCGATCTTTGTCGTGGACAACGGGAACAACCGTATCCAGAAATTCGATCGCACGGGGAATTTCATCATTCTCTGGGGGAATTTCGGCGCCGCCAATGCAAACTTCCATAACCCGACGGGTATTGCCTGCGACGCCAAGGGCGATGTCTACGTGGTGGATACCAACAATCACCGCGTGCAGAAGTTCGACGGGAAGCTGGGCGGCTATTTGATGAAGTTCGGATCGCGGGGGAACGGCGAAGGCCAGTTCAATGCCCCATGGGGTATCGCGATCGATCGGGTGCGCGGGTACATCTATGTCGTGGATAGCGCCAACTTCAGAGTGCAGAAGTTCGACATGAGCGGAGAGTTCATCATGTCATGGGGCAGTTTCGGCAACGGCGACGGTCAATTTTATTTCCCTCGCGGGATCGCCGTAGATCAGGCCGACGGCACGGTGTATGTCGTCGATATGGGCAATCACCGCGTGCAGAAGTTCGATACCAGCACCAACGTGTTGCCGCAGTTGCTCACCAAGTGGGGCGGCAGTTCCGAGGCCGGCCATGCCAGCAGCCCGTTGGCGCAGGAAGCCGGACAGTTGCGCTCTCCTTGGGGTGTTGCCGTCGATGGTCAGGGCGATGTGTACGTCACGGATACCGGCAACCATCGTGTCGAGAAGTTCGACCGTGAGGGCAACTTTATCGCCCAGTGGGGCGGATTCGGCGGTGGTGACGGACAATTCAACTTCCCGTACGGCATCGTGGTGGATTCCCGGGGAAGTGTGTTCGCCGTTGATAGCGGAAACACCCGGGTGCAGCAATTCATGCCGGCGGATGAAGGCAGCGAGCGGTTGCAGGAAGAGGCGGAGGCCGCCGCAGAGTTGGGACAGGTCGATAAAACCACGAGAGTGTAG
- the scpB gene encoding SMC-Scp complex subunit ScpB: MRALKGILEALLFVTAEPIPVTRFLALLGAVTKQDVDQALASLAQDYEQEGRGLQLAEVAGGYRIVTKAEFAPWLKRLEKVKSPSKLSRSALESLAIIAYKQPIVRAEVEQIRGVETSGVIRTLLERKLVRIVGRKEEPGRPIMYGTTKFFLEHFGLRDLSQLPPLREFKELGESEQAMLPIDEVVAVDGEPVTQSTEAVVEGLSEDMDAPVALLEPGDDAVQSSEAPVPENEAGVDLVVADIAEES; encoded by the coding sequence ATGCGCGCACTGAAGGGAATCCTCGAGGCCTTGCTCTTTGTGACGGCCGAGCCTATTCCGGTCACGCGGTTCTTGGCATTGCTCGGAGCGGTTACGAAGCAGGATGTCGATCAGGCGCTCGCGAGCCTTGCTCAGGACTATGAGCAGGAAGGCCGCGGGCTGCAGTTGGCAGAAGTGGCCGGCGGTTACCGGATCGTCACCAAGGCCGAATTCGCCCCGTGGCTCAAACGGTTGGAGAAGGTAAAGTCTCCCTCAAAACTCTCGCGTTCGGCCTTGGAATCCCTGGCGATCATTGCCTACAAGCAGCCGATCGTTCGCGCGGAGGTCGAGCAGATTCGAGGGGTCGAAACATCAGGAGTTATTCGGACGCTGCTGGAGCGAAAACTCGTGCGCATCGTCGGCCGCAAGGAAGAGCCGGGCCGCCCGATTATGTATGGGACGACCAAGTTTTTCCTCGAACATTTTGGGTTGCGCGATTTATCTCAGCTGCCGCCGCTTCGTGAGTTCAAAGAGTTGGGCGAATCCGAGCAGGCGATGTTGCCGATTGATGAGGTCGTGGCAGTGGATGGAGAGCCTGTGACCCAGTCTACCGAGGCGGTCGTCGAAGGGCTGTCCGAAGACATGGATGCGCCTGTGGCGCTTCTTGAGCCGGGAGATGACGCGGTGCAGTCTTCCGAGGCCCCGGTTCCGGAGAACGAGGCCGGGGTGGACCTTGTCGTCGCCGATATTGCGGAGGAGTCTTAA
- a CDS encoding segregation/condensation protein A has protein sequence MDQPELPYQVKIENFEGPLDLLLHLIKKNEINIYDIPIALIAQQYLDYLSVMKELNLAVAGEFLVMAATLLHIKSRMLLPVDEVAVDEEDGPDPREELVRRLLEYKQFKEAASQLDYKERLWRDVFSREPGPPVEVTKDESLLDEISLFDLVDALQGVLSRHPGKRLVEIIPDNLTVRTRMSAIIEALELHESMAFTALFEESSHRLVVIVTFLALLELIRIRVVRVFQSETFGAILVSRAFSAVAEGELVEESEWKNL, from the coding sequence ATGGACCAACCTGAACTGCCCTACCAAGTCAAGATCGAGAATTTCGAGGGTCCTCTCGATCTCCTCTTGCACCTCATCAAGAAAAACGAAATCAACATCTACGATATTCCGATTGCGCTGATCGCTCAGCAGTATTTGGACTATCTGTCGGTGATGAAGGAATTGAACCTGGCTGTGGCCGGTGAATTCCTCGTGATGGCGGCGACGTTACTGCATATCAAGTCACGGATGTTGTTGCCGGTCGACGAGGTGGCGGTGGACGAGGAGGATGGCCCCGATCCGCGCGAGGAACTCGTCCGGCGACTACTCGAATATAAGCAATTCAAAGAGGCCGCTTCGCAGTTGGACTACAAAGAACGTTTGTGGCGGGATGTGTTTTCGCGCGAGCCCGGTCCGCCGGTCGAGGTCACCAAAGACGAGAGTCTGCTCGATGAGATTTCCCTCTTTGACCTGGTCGATGCGTTGCAGGGGGTGCTGTCTCGCCATCCAGGCAAGCGACTTGTTGAAATTATTCCGGACAACCTCACGGTTCGCACCCGTATGAGCGCCATTATCGAGGCGCTGGAACTGCATGAATCCATGGCCTTTACGGCGCTGTTCGAGGAGTCGAGTCATCGGCTTGTGGTGATCGTGACGTTCCTGGCCCTGCTCGAATTGATTCGAATCAGGGTCGTGCGCGTGTTTCAGAGCGAAACTTTCGGGGCGATTCTTGTCTCGCGTGCCTTCTCAGCGGTTGCGGAAGGGGAGCTAGTGGAGGAGTCTGAATGGAAGAACCTATGA
- a CDS encoding pentapeptide repeat-containing protein, with amino-acid sequence MKNAAAVFTLHLPNTCTEAEREARAVSAQELLRALAAGKGLDLSGVVIQGDLVLDELPAQKVSMVGDLAPEDRRVLEGLNDEEVHVIRGPFVIKQSRVKGRIVNRLKSGFLLITGPVVLAHTDFAGFVDLSRTLFLGLVDGSNATFQQESYFVQNRFTQGAMFSDTHFGPHARFHRSMFSGPAIFREATFQGLTEFLEVVFEQDANFSRAAFHLGTGFSGAHCRAKCDFSSSQFDREAFFLFAIFDRPATFASARFGSQADFSDAAFKQADDLAQATFARTPLLTRTARVSTTVPGPSASASAPFSQAVTIVLFVMALGLLVYIIRAK; translated from the coding sequence GTGAAAAACGCAGCGGCTGTGTTCACCCTGCATTTACCGAATACCTGTACCGAGGCTGAGCGGGAGGCACGTGCCGTATCCGCGCAAGAATTGCTGCGGGCGCTGGCGGCGGGAAAGGGGCTGGACCTGTCGGGGGTTGTGATTCAGGGCGACCTGGTGCTCGATGAGCTGCCGGCTCAGAAGGTGAGTATGGTGGGCGACCTGGCACCCGAGGACCGTCGAGTGCTTGAGGGGCTGAATGACGAGGAGGTGCATGTCATTCGCGGGCCATTCGTGATCAAGCAGTCGAGGGTGAAAGGACGGATCGTCAACCGGCTCAAGAGCGGGTTTCTGTTGATCACCGGGCCGGTGGTGTTGGCGCACACGGATTTCGCCGGATTCGTCGACCTCTCGCGCACCCTGTTTCTCGGTCTGGTCGATGGATCGAATGCGACCTTCCAACAGGAGAGTTATTTTGTCCAAAACCGATTTACGCAGGGAGCCATGTTTTCGGACACGCATTTCGGTCCGCACGCTCGATTTCACCGCTCGATGTTCTCCGGCCCGGCGATATTTCGCGAGGCGACCTTTCAGGGGTTGACTGAGTTTCTGGAAGTGGTGTTTGAACAGGATGCAAATTTTTCACGCGCGGCATTTCACCTCGGCACCGGATTCTCCGGCGCGCATTGCCGTGCGAAGTGCGACTTCTCTTCGTCTCAGTTCGATCGGGAGGCCTTTTTTCTGTTCGCCATCTTCGACCGTCCGGCTACTTTTGCCTCCGCGCGGTTCGGATCGCAGGCCGACTTTTCGGATGCCGCATTTAAACAGGCCGATGATCTCGCACAGGCGACCTTCGCGCGCACACCGCTGTTGACCAGAACCGCTCGTGTCAGCACAACGGTGCCGGGTCCTTCGGCTTCCGCCTCGGCTCCATTTTCCCAGGCCGTCACGATCGTCCTATTTGTGATGGCGCTGGGGCTGTTGGTCTATATCATTAGGGCCAAGTAG
- a CDS encoding cupredoxin domain-containing protein produces the protein MSWRMILLVLATSTLIAWPTSATPPATQVLMDSGSPYYVPAAVTVTAGGAIRWENPTPTHHTVTHDACFEDSGRCAFDSGAVEPGGVYTIPSLPPGRYPYQCRIHPIMRGMIIVTESPLLPSQT, from the coding sequence ATGAGCTGGCGAATGATCCTCCTCGTATTGGCAACAAGTACTCTGATAGCCTGGCCGACTTCTGCGACCCCGCCGGCAACGCAAGTCCTGATGGACAGCGGATCACCCTATTATGTGCCTGCAGCGGTGACCGTCACCGCCGGCGGCGCCATCCGCTGGGAAAATCCAACGCCCACCCACCATACCGTGACCCATGATGCCTGTTTTGAAGACAGCGGCCGCTGCGCCTTCGATTCCGGTGCTGTGGAGCCGGGGGGAGTTTATACGATCCCTAGCCTCCCGCCCGGCCGTTATCCCTACCAATGCCGTATTCATCCCATTATGCGCGGCATGATCATCGTGACGGAGTCGCCGCTGCTTCCCTCGCAGACGTAG
- a CDS encoding methyltransferase domain-containing protein — MKAAAAIQEPLTLSGDTLSLIAWRIPDLVAYQHAFDEWWLAPLDDDFPLVRLNAVGIEMLTSMNGHITVGALLEKYGNKICGPDGQPGTWHLARWSTPNYSLCYFGTEPPGGHRHKAKWDLLLQQIREGWSGQQEFEGEEHLEDFHVHELKESDLEDGHFDLIETTVSHLFREPCEALGGTTYGRLLMRQMRRLGWFKPKPKVIVEIGGGLGYVARELGQELLPFEKQGIQYVSLDVTRPFLQLQAKRARAGGWTGAGTHANGECLPFKDNSVDLIIDNENMADMTPVKLSRKELTEGIGETAQHQEALDWIRRLRLPLEKELPEEVIFNLGPMRFVAEVWRVLKPGGRAFLTEFGVEEGWPAAVKLPHHTEYEVQYNHLRQAVRWLGFQERYLSLPQFLQIKPDTKVLCTGAAYTIQRFCQGLGQNFSVRAYTESELTKTLGDILPKLQGCHYHDIADPAWFGLIDFKVLLLEKPGGIPQPTFTEQKSGLRWYSQR, encoded by the coding sequence ATGAAAGCTGCGGCAGCCATCCAAGAGCCCCTCACCCTGAGCGGCGACACCCTGAGCCTGATTGCCTGGCGTATTCCCGACCTCGTGGCCTACCAGCATGCCTTCGACGAATGGTGGCTGGCTCCGCTCGACGACGATTTTCCGCTCGTCCGGCTCAATGCCGTCGGAATTGAAATGCTCACCTCCATGAACGGCCACATTACGGTGGGCGCACTCCTGGAGAAGTACGGTAATAAGATCTGCGGCCCGGACGGCCAGCCAGGGACCTGGCACCTGGCACGCTGGTCCACGCCTAATTATTCGCTCTGCTACTTCGGCACGGAGCCGCCCGGAGGCCATCGCCACAAAGCCAAATGGGACCTGCTCTTGCAACAAATCCGGGAAGGCTGGTCGGGGCAGCAGGAGTTCGAAGGTGAGGAACACCTCGAAGACTTCCATGTCCACGAGTTGAAGGAAAGCGACTTGGAGGACGGGCACTTCGATCTGATCGAAACCACCGTGTCCCACCTTTTTCGGGAACCCTGCGAAGCACTGGGTGGCACGACCTATGGTCGCCTGCTCATGCGCCAGATGCGCCGGCTTGGCTGGTTCAAACCGAAACCCAAAGTCATTGTCGAGATCGGTGGCGGATTGGGTTATGTCGCCCGCGAACTAGGACAGGAACTACTGCCGTTCGAGAAACAGGGCATCCAATACGTTTCGCTGGATGTCACACGCCCGTTCCTGCAGCTCCAGGCCAAACGCGCGAGAGCGGGCGGTTGGACCGGCGCTGGCACCCATGCCAACGGCGAATGTCTACCCTTCAAAGATAATTCCGTCGACCTCATCATCGACAACGAAAACATGGCCGACATGACACCGGTGAAGCTCAGCCGTAAGGAGCTCACGGAAGGCATAGGCGAGACCGCACAACATCAAGAAGCGCTAGATTGGATCAGGCGGCTGAGGTTGCCGCTTGAGAAGGAATTGCCCGAAGAAGTGATCTTCAATCTGGGACCGATGCGGTTCGTGGCCGAAGTCTGGCGGGTACTCAAGCCGGGCGGTCGGGCATTTCTCACGGAGTTTGGCGTCGAAGAAGGTTGGCCCGCCGCCGTGAAGCTCCCCCACCACACGGAATACGAGGTGCAGTACAACCACCTGCGACAAGCGGTACGTTGGCTTGGCTTTCAGGAGCGGTACCTGTCACTCCCGCAGTTTTTGCAGATCAAACCGGACACGAAAGTCCTCTGCACCGGCGCGGCCTATACGATTCAACGATTCTGTCAGGGACTGGGGCAGAACTTTTCTGTGCGGGCCTACACGGAAAGTGAGCTCACCAAGACCTTGGGCGACATCCTTCCCAAGCTCCAGGGGTGTCATTACCACGACATCGCCGACCCGGCCTGGTTCGGCCTTATCGACTTCAAGGTGCTGCTGCTCGAAAAGCCGGGCGGCATCCCCCAACCGACCTTCACCGAACAGAAGAGCGGCCTCCGCTGGTATTCGCAGCGATAA